In Verrucomicrobiia bacterium, the genomic stretch CTCCAGTCACCCCGCGCGGAGATGGAATCGCCGGCCCGGGCCCAGCGCCGCTTCACGATCCTGCGCCTCCGCTTCAACGCCATGCTGTCCCAGCTCGACATCTTTGCCGACGTCCTGGTCCAGCGTGGCGAACACGAGTCCGGCGTATGGGTCTCCGGTCTGGACGCCCTGGCCGCCGATGCCCTGGCGATGCCGGGCTACTACCAGCCGCCCCCCGTGGTCTGCTATCTCGACCGGGGCCACGGGGCGGCGATCCGTCGCGCCCGAACGCGGTTGCCGGGCGGGGACGAGAATCCTGTCGCCATCATCCGGGTGCCACGCGAGCGGATGGTGGGAAGCGGCATCGCCTCCTCGCTGATCCATGAGGTCGGGCATCAGGCTGCGGCGCTCCTTCACCTGGTCGAGTCTCTCACCGTCGAGCTGCGCGACCAGGCCGCCAGGCACCCAGGGCAGGCCCAGGCGTGGCAGCTCTTCGAGCGATGGATCTCGGAGATCGTCGCCGACTTCTGGTCCATGGCACGGGTCGGAGTCGGCGCCACGCTCGGGTTGATCGGGGTGGTGAGTCTCCCCAGGGCGTTCGTCTTCCGCATCAACCTCGACGATCCCCATCCGTTTCCCTGGATTCGCGTGAAGCTGAGCTGCGCCATCGGCCGCGCCCTCCACCCGCACCGGCAATGGAACCGCCTGGAATCGATCTGGGAATCCTTCTATCCGGTCGAGGGACTCGAGACGGAGAAGGCCCGCCTGGTCGCGCTGCTCGAAGACACCCTGCCCGGGTTTGTCCAGTTGCTGGCGAATCATCGGTCCGGACCGCTGCTCGGCCACACCCTGGCGGAGGCCGTGGCGGATCCCCGGCGTCATCCTGTCCGGTTGACCGCCGAGTACGAGGCGTGGGGCGCGTCGCCCCAACGCATGCGCCGCGTGCCCCCGACGATGGCCTTCGCCGTCATCGGCCAGGCGCGCGCCAACGAGTCGCTCGATCCCCTGACGGAGACGCGCTGGATCGGCGCGCTCCTGACCCACTGGGCCCTGCACGCCACCCTCGACACCACCGCCCTCTGCGCCGAGGTCACCCCCCTGCTGTCCAGGGCCCGACCGTCGTCCCTTCCAACCCCCGTGAATGTTTGAGACAGGAGAATCCCCTATGAAAGAAACCCTTGTCAGAGTGATTGTGACCGTGACGGACCACGGCGACCCATCCCTGCCCGTCCGGAATGCCCGCGTATGGGTCCGCCCCGCAGCCGGCCGGACCCAGGCTCGCGCGGCCAAGGCGTCCCCTCCCGAGTGTGTGGCCGAGGAACCGGTGTCGGCGCGCACCGATGACACCGGTCAGGCCCTCCTGCAGTTGAAGCCAGGCGATTGGCAGATCGCCACGGATGCCTTCCGCCAGCAGGATGAGAAGGAATACGTCAAGGACATCCGAGTGAGTGAGACGTGCACCGATCAGCGTGTCTCCTTGGAAATCCCGGTGTACTTCAAGCTGGGCATTTCTGTTTGCGGGCGGGACAACAAGCCCGGCACATGCCAGGGCCCGGTCCCCGCGGGCGCGCCACTTCTGTTTGAGGTGCGGACGGGCGACGGTTCCAGGGCGATCCGGTTCGCCGATCCGGTCGTGGCAGAAGTCTTCTCCCCGTGGGATCGGGCCATTCCGCTCGGCAATCCCGCCGAGTTGCGGTTCGTCTCGTACGCGGGCCACTCGGGCGCCGGAAACCTGGAGATCACGGCCATCCTGCGACACGGGAACGATCCTGAAGGTGCCCACATCGTGACGCAGGAAACGGTGCCGGTGGCGCCGGTGCCGCTGACCGCGGTGAGCGGCGACGTGTCCGTGACCATGCGTCGTACGGCGACGATTCCGACCCCGGACCTGCCGCTCTGGGTGGTGATCCGGAAGAGCACGGAGGCCCTCTCCTTCGATCGGTATCTCGAGTACATGAACCTGGTCCTCTGCGGCGTCGATCCGGAGACGAAGCAGTTGCTGACCCGCCCGGGGGAGTGGCAAAACCGGGTGTTCGGAGACCGCTCGAAGACGGTCTTTGAACGGCTGCGCCAACGACGATTCCTGCCCTACACCGATTCCGACGCCTACCGGGTGCTCAAGACCGCGACCGAGGCCTTTGTCCTCACCAACTGCGGGATCAAGACGGACGAACTGTTCCGTCATCCGTTCACCGATGCTGACGCCCGCGACGTGGCGGAAAGGGTTGGCTTCGACGGCACCTTCACGCGGCGGCGGTTGGAATCGCTCTGGCGCGGCGATCCGGTTTCGGGCGAGTCGGGCTATCTGGAGAAGGTCAACGGGGCGAAGACCCTGGTGTATCTCAAGCTGATCGCCGACAAGTTGCCGGATGTCCGGATCAAGCGGGCGCTGTTCGACGGGGACCGGGACTTCTGGGCCGGCCTCCCCGAGGGCTGTTTTGGAATCGTGGAGAGCAAGCTGACGAATCCCTGCCTGCTCGAACTGATCTGGTCGTACTGGAACGAGGAGGGAATGCTGGTGCAGACGATGAACGCCATCAGTCTGCGGTTCCAGAACCGCCGCATCGCGGAGAACGACCCGCTGGCGAACATGGAGATCGACCCGCTGCGTCCGCTCAACAACCTCCTCTGGGGGTACATCCAGGATGAGCAGCATCGACTCACCCTCCAGCGGCGCTCCTACGAGTACGAGCACCACTACGGGCTCCGCCTCGAGGGCAGGGCGGTGGGCGAACCCCGCGTCGCCGACACGCGGTCGAAGCTGATCGAGGCCTTCCACAACCTGCTTCACCTCTGCTCGGTGTTCTTCAGGCAGGACGACGACACGACCTTCAAGGCGGACGGATTCCCGCTGCTCAATGCCCTGAAGGAAGTCCACCGGATCATCGCCGAGGGGGCGCACAACCAGTTCGGGGATCTTCCCTCGACCGCCCGCATCGAGATGCTGATGCAACAGTGGCTCCTGGCGCGGCCGGAGTTCCGGGAGTACCTGCCGACCCGCCTCATGGTGGCCTATTCCGAGCCGTGGATGGACCGGGTGGACGCCATGAAGAAGCTCCAGGGATGGACCGATTCGTCGATCGCGGACTTCCATACCCTGGCGACGTTCGGGGAGCAGATCCTCCTGACCATCCGCTATGGAAGTTGGAGCGAGGTGAACGATCGCGAGCACGCCTCCAACTGGGCCCGTTACTGGCGGTCGGAGATCCAGGGCTACATCCACTCGTATCGGGCCGTCACCAGCGTGGACCTCACCTCGGAATTCACCGAGACCCGGCTGCATCGCGAGGCGTACCTGCCGCCTTCGGTGCACTTGCGACGGCGACTCGAGGCCCAACGCGGCGGTGGGCCAACCGCCGACCCCCCCCAGGCAGCCCCCGTTCGTCGGGCCGGACGTGTCGCAACGACACGGATCCGGGAGAGTTCACGCGTGGTCCGTTGAGGGAAAGGTGACCTATGCACGACCTCGAATCCCCGTGGGGACCGCCCAGCCATTCTTCGGACTGGGAAACGGAACCGGTAGCCAATGATCCCCGATCGTTGGCCTCATTCCGGGAAGCCGGGTGGGGCGAAGAATTCGAAGCTCCGGAGCCGGGACAGGCCGAGGATCCCGAACAGCCCCGGCTGGTGCTCGACAGATTCCGTCGGGGGGACGCGGCGCTTCGACCGCACCACACGGCCGACATTGAGGGCTTTGTCCGCCAGCTCGCGGAGAACCCGCCGGAACCAGGGACCCGGATCGTGCTGATTGGGCACGGGGACGGTTCGGGCGATCCGGAATCCGAGGAGCCGCTGGCCACGGACCGGGCCCGCGCCGTCCGCCGTGCCCTGCGCCCGGCGCTGCGGCAAAGCGGCCTGACCCTGCCGCTCCGTCACCAGGGCCAGGGCGAAGACGAACCGGTGGCGGACGGCAGCACACCCGAAGGCCGGCAACAGAATCGGCGGGTCGAGGTGTACCTGTGTCCCGCCGAGGAGACCGGGCCGTCGTCCGCTCCTGGCCCGCTTCCCGGTCCCGGCGGCCCCCGGGTCATCCATCGACCGTACGGATGGTCGGCACGCCGGCGCTACATCCCGCGGCATCCAGGCTGGCGCGGCCCTCATCGGGCGTTCCGACCGATCCGACCGATCCGTCCGATCCGTCCCCTCCGTCCGATCCGCTCGATCCGTCGGTTCCGCCCGATTCGACCCCGCATCGTCGGGGCCTCGCGATTCCGCCGCCCGCTGGGGCGCCTCCCGTTGAGGCGTCCCGTCATCCGGCGGGCGATCACGCCCCGGCGCCGGATCGTCGTTCGCCGACCCCTCGTTCGACCGCGTCCGGCCCGGTTTTCACGACCTGTGATCCGGCGGACCCTCCGGCCTCGCCGATGATCATCGACTGCCATTGTCATGCCGGGGCGGGGGACGGACTCACGGGTCCGTGGGACACACGCGCGCCCCTGCGGGACTTCCTGCGATGGAGCGCCGCGGCGGGGATCGACCGGACGGTGCTTTTCGCGGCGTTTCATTCCGACTACCTGGCCGCCAACCGCGAGGTGGCGGCGTGGGTACGACGCCAGCCGGACCGGTTCCTCGGGTTCGCCTTCGTCCATCCGGAACGGGATCGGGGAAGAGTACAGGCCATGGTGCGCGAGGCGGTGGAGGTTCACGGGTTTGTCGGGATCAAGGTGCACCGCCACGACGCGCGGATCACAAGGGAGATCTGCGAGGTGGCGCGGAGGTACCGGTTGCCCGTGCTCTACGACGTGATGGGGGAGGTCTGGGTGTGCGAACTGCTGGCAAGGGAGTATCCCGAAGTGAATTTCATCATCCCGCACCTGGGGAGCTTCGCCGACGACTGGCGGGCCCAACTGGCGTTGATCGATCACCTGGTCCGACACCCGAACGTCTTCACGGACACGTCAGGCGTGCGCCGCTTCGATCTGCTGGAGCAGGCGCTGACACGGGCCGGCCCGCACAAGCTGCTGTTCGGTTCGGACGGCCCGTGGCTGCATCCCGGGGTCGAGTTGGCGAAGGTGCACGCCCTGGAACTGCCCCCGCGGGAGGCAGCGCTGGTGTTGGGCGGGAACCTCCTACGCCTGGTCAACCGGGCCGGTCTGCAGCGGCGACCGCCGGGGCCCATCACTCCCCGATCCGTGGCGACGGAGGTGGCGCCCCGGGATCCGTGGGAACCTGTTGCGGAAATTCTGGTGCAGTGAGCTGGCGGACCATCCCGCACGTCCCGCCCCGTCGGGCGGCGCGGCGCATCTGCACCGCCCGGTCGGTGACGCGCAATCGAAGCGCCGCCTGATGAACATTCCCGCGGGCATCGCGCAGGGCGATGCCGATGGCGGTGTCGGCGGTCCGTTCCTTGATCTCCTGGAGTCCCGCGCCGCCGGCCAGGGCCCGGCGAAGGGCGACTTCAAGGTCGCCGGAGGTCCAGTCGGACCCCAGTTCCCGGGCGGCCTCCAACCGGTCGCCTTCCGGGATCGATCCAACGGTGACCGGTCCGGGACCCACATGGCGGGCCACCATCCTCAGAACCAACTGGCGCAACTCGCGGACGTTGCCGCGGTAGGGGCGGGTCAGGAGGAACTCCTCGACGGTCGGATCGAAGACCGTCTCCGCGGCCCGGAGGATTTCACTGGCGGCGGCGGCAAAGTGCCGGGCGAGCGGCAGGATGTCCTCGCGGCGTTCCCTCAGCGGCGGCGCCTGCAGCGTCCATGTGGCGATCCGGTGATAGAGATCGAGTCGGAACCGGCCCCGAACCGAGGCGGCCACCAGGTCGCGGTTGGTCGCGCAGATCAGGCGGAACCGGGTTTGCTGCCAGACGTTGCTGCCGACCCGCTTGAAGCTGCGTTCCTGCACGGCGCGAAGCAGCTCGGCCTGCAGCACCGGCGGAAGCTCCCCGACTTCGTCGAGAAACAGCGTGCCCCCGTCGGCGAGGGCGAAGGCCCCATCCCGGGCCGCGACGGCGTGCGTGAAGGCGCCGCGTTCGTGGCCGAAGAGTTCGCTTCCGGCCAGTTCGGGCACCACGGTGGTGCAATCCACCACCACAAACGGTCCCTTCCCGGGCCGCGCATCGAGGGCATGGACCAGGCGCGCCAGGAGTTCCTTGCCGGTGCCGGTTTCGCCAGCGATCAGCAGCGAACTGCCGGTGAATCGAGCCGCCTCCACGACCTGGTGCATCAGGCGTCTCCACGACGGACTCTCTCCCACCAGGCTGTCCCGGACCGTGGGCGACTGACACAACGCGTCCACTTCCCGGCTTCGTTGAATCCGTTCCGCAAGCGCCTCGGCCAGGGCCGGATGCTCGCTCCAGACCAGCACGTCGGCGGCCCCGGCCTGGATCAGGCGCCAGACCGTCCCCTGGTGAAGCCCGTCGCGGACGGTGGCCACCGCCAGCATCAGGCAGGGATGGCGGGCCGCCAGTTCATGCACGCGGCGTACGACCTCGTCGTCGCCGTCCTCGAACACCACCACCACCGCGTTCGCCTCGGAGGCCTCAGGGGATGCAATCCCGATCCCGCACCGGCGCAATTCCGATTCGATCTCCGAGGCCGGCGGTCCGCCCGCCCGGCCCAGCGGGAGAATGCAGACCGTCGGGCGGCTCATTGCGACAAAGAACCTCCGTCCCTGAAGGATTAGGGAGAGTTTCCAAGGTCATTAGAGCCCTTGTCGAGCTTGGGGCGCAAGCGCCATTTCAGGGGCGTGGGATTCAGGCGGCCCTGGCCTCCACCGGGAACCCGAGGCGCTGGCTGACCTCGCCGGCGAAGATTTCGTAGGCGGCCGCGGCGGCGCTGTAGGGATCGTAGTGGATGATGGGCTTGCCAAAACTGGGCGCCTCGGCCAGCCGCGTGGTGCGGGGGATGACGGTGTCGAAGACGACGCCCTGGAAGTGTTCGCGGACCTCGGAAACGACCTGCTGGGAGAGGCGGGTGCGCCCGTCGAACATGGTCATCAGGACTCCAAGCAGGTGAAGCGACGGATTGATCTGGCCCTCCTTCAACTGGTCAAGCAGGCGGCGGATCGTCGAAATGCCCTCGAGCGCGTAGTACTCGCATTGCAGCGGGATGATGAGGTGCTGCGTGGCGGCAAGGGCGTTGAGGGTCAGGAGACCCAGGGCGGGTGGGCAGTCGAGGACAACCACATCGCAGACGCCTTGTTCCCGGACCGGGTCGAGGAGTTGGCGGAGGCGGAAGAGACGGTCGTCGAAGCGGCCGAGTTCGAGTTCGACCCCGCAGAGATCCACTTCGCTGGGGATGATGGCCAGGCGCTCGAAGGGGGTCGGCTTGATGCGGTCGAGCGCGGTGCCTTCTCCGAGCAGGGGGCCGTAGAGGCTGTGACCTTCGGTCTTCTCCAGGCCGACCCCGCTCGTGGCATTGGCCTGGGGATCCAGGTCGATCAGCAACACCCTCCGGCCCAGTGCGGCAAGACAGGCCGCCAGGTTGATGGACGTCGTCGTCTTGCCGACGCCGCCCTTTTGATTCGCCACGGCGATGATGGGTGCAGCCACGGGGCGATTTAAGGAGCCGCGGGCCGGACCAGCAAGGCTTTGGAACCTCGATGCCGCATCGGCAGGACCGGCAGGCGCCGATTCACGGTCGGGTGCCGTCGAGAGGCCGGCGTCCCTCAATGGCCCGGGCCAGCGTGACATCATCGGCGAAATCCAGCCCGGTGCCTGCTGGCAACCCGGCGGCCAGGCGGGTCACGTTGAGTTCGGGGCGGGCAAATCGTCGGGCGAGGTAATGGGCGGTGGCGTCACCTTCGACGTCGGTTCCAAGGGCGAGGATGAGTTCCCGGACCGGTTCCTCCGCGAGACGTTTCTCCAGCGCGTCGATGCGCAGATCCTCGGGGCCGACGCCGTTGATGGGGGAAAGCCGGCCGCCGAGGACATGGAAGCGTCCCGGGAACCCGCCCGCCTTCTCGACGCTGAGGACGTCGGTGGGCCGCTCCACCACGCAGAGGAGCGACGGGTCGCGGGTGGGGCTGGCACAGACGACGCAAGGACTGTCCTCGGTGAGAGCACCGCACCGCTCGCAAAGCCGGATGCGATGGCAGGCCTCGGTCAGGGCGTGGGCGAGTTGATCCGCCTGGGCGGGATCGGATTGAACGACGTGCAGGGCTATGCGCTCGGCGGACCGCGGTCCGATGCCGGGAAGCCGGCTCAGGGCCGCGGTAAGGCGAATCAACGGTTCGGGGAGTCGGATCACGACGGGAGTGGGCTGGCCGATGCCCAACAGGCGACCGGCTCAGTGCCTCGATTTGCGGGAGGGCAGGACCGGCCGGCGAGGTGCGACGGCTGTCGCGGCCGGTCAGATGAGGCCGGGGAGCTGGAGCCCCCCCGCCACGGAGCCCATTTCCTCGTTCTGAACCTTCTTGGCCTGTTCGAGGGCGTTGTTGGCGGCGGTAAGGACGAGATCCTCGAGGAGGGTGATGTCGTCCGGTTGAACGGCCTGCGGATCGATCTTGATCGAGGCGATGGTGCCATCGCAGCGGGCGATCACCTTGACGGCTCCGCCACCGCTGGTGGCCTCGATGGTCTTGGCGGCCAGTTCGGCCTGCTTGACCTCGAGCTGCTTCTGGATCCGCGCCGCCTGCTTCATCAACTTGCCAATGCTGGACATGGGAAAAGGGGGTTCCGGACCGCCGCGTGGTTGGGCGCCCGTGCGATCCAGCTAAACCAAGCCCATCGGACCCTGCAACCCCCTTTTGGAGCTTTCCGCGATCCTCGAGGCCATGGTTCACAGTATGCCTGACATGGTTTAAATTATGCCATCCATTTTATTGTTGACCTCAACCATACATTAGGCCCGGCGATTTACTATTTACCCCCGACAGCAGCCTCAGCCCTCCTCCATCTCCAACGACGCTCGGGACGTTGTCGGAATTGTTTGTCGGCAACCGAAAATTGCCATTAAGCCCGGCATATTCTTGTTGACCGGATTCATTCATTGAGCCCGGCATTTTACTATTGACCCTTGACCCCCCGCCTGCAGCCTCACCCCCCTTGCACCCACCTTCGGCAACTTCGTCGGCAGCCGTGCTATTGAGCCAGGCAGTAGAATATTGACTGTTTGCCGGGCTTCGCACCCGTATGGGGGACCGGCATTTGTGTAATGCCCGATGGGAGTTTCCTGGGGGTCGAAGCGGTTTGCAGACCCGATAGAAATGGTCTGATGCCTCCCGTACGCCCTGTTCGGTGTCCCGGCCGCAGCGGGCCACGGGTCCGGACTCAAGTCTCTAGCCCTAACACACTCAAGCGTGGACACCCAACCGCCGGTCCCCATTCCTCTTTTGCGGTGAATGTTCCGCCGGGTGAACGGGGACGGAGGCGCAAAGGTGGAGGCCTTGCGAGCAGGCAAGTCCGCCTGCTGCCTCCGATCGAGGTTGTGCCGCCGCCCGCGGAGCGGGAGGTTTCGGGCCACGCGACCGTGCTCGCCCTAGCCTGCCTTTCCTGAACCGCCCATGAAGAAGACCTCCGTCGAGATCCCCACCCTGGTGCGGATGAAGCCGGGAGCGCTGGATCGGCTGGGCATTTACTGCCGGCGGGCCGCCTTCCGGCAGGTGGCCCTCCTCAGTAGCACCGGCCTGCCCTACCCCATCCTGAACCGTGTCAAGACCGCCCTGGGCAGCGAACAGATCGAGGTGACGCACCACCTCGAGGTCGGCTCGTCCGATTACGATGCGGCGCAGGAGACCTTTCGCTCGCTGCCCGTCGATCTCGGCGCGGTCGTGGGTCTGGGCGGCGGCAAGGCGCTCGACGTCGCCAAGTACCTGTCGTTCCTCCTGCGCCGGCCTTACCTGGCGGTGCCGACATCGCTGTCCAACGACGGCTTCTGCAGTCCGCAATCGAGTCTGGAGATCGGGGGGCGGCGGCGTTCGCTGGCAGCGGCCATGCCATACGGGGTCGTGGTGGACACGGCCGTCTGCCTCGAAGCTCCGACCGTCCTCTGGCATGCCGGCGTGGGCGACTCCGTGGCCAAGATCACCGCGGTGGCGGATTGGAAACTCGCATTCCATGCGTGCGGGACGCCGGTGGACGACTTCGCCGCACTGCTCTCGGATGCCACCGTATTCCAGTTGCTGGCCAGTCCGACCCGCAGCCTGGAAGGGATCCGATTGCTGGCCACCGCCCTCATGCTCAACGGGGTGGCCATGGAGATCGCGGGTTCGTCCCGCCCCGCCAGCGGGAGCGAGCATCTGATTTCGCATGCCCTCGACGCCCTGAATCCGCGTCCGCGCCTGCACGGGTTGCAGGTGGGTGTGGCGACCTACCTTGTCAGTCAACTCCAGGGGCAGGGCACCGGCCGCATCGCAGCCCTGTTCGATGCGACCGGCTTCTGGGACGAGATCCGCCGCGACCCGTTTGTCCGGGCGGACTGGATCCGGGCATTCCAGGCCGCGCCCGGGATCAAGCCGGGCTATTACACCGTGCTGTCCGGTCGCGATTGCACGGGGGAACTCGCTTCCCTGCTCGAACGCGACTCCCGCCTGGCCGGACTGTTCGTCTGACCACCACCCGTGCATCCCGGAGTTGTGGGTAGAGGCGCGAACTTCGCGAGGCATCGCCTCGGAGGGCCGAGTTCCACGAGGCCGCAACGATGGGGTGCGTTGGGATGAGGACTCGCGGAGCTCGTCCCTCCGATTGGCTGCCTCCTCACCGACAACTTGGGGATGCACCGGACCCCCACCGCTCCCTCGCTTTGGGCGCGACGGATCGAACGAATCAAGGGACGATTCAGGTCATGAGGATCGCAGGTGGAAGGCGGATAGGCGGGGTGTTCGGGTGGACCAATCGGGCTGGGGTGCGGATCGGCGTGGTGGGGATCGCCGCATTGTTGGGGTCGGGCGCCATGCCGGCCCGGATGGGGGCGGCAACGATGGAATGGACCCTGCAGACGAGGGACCTGGAAACGGGCGAGGCGGTGCTGTCGCGGGAGCGGGTGGATCCGCGCCGGGTGGGCGTCATCGCGGTGGATGTCTGGAACTACCATTGGTGCAAGACCGCCACCCTGCGGGTGGATGCCATCGTGCCGCGCCTGAACCGGGCCCTCGAGGCGGCCCGGGAACTGGGCATGACGGTGATGCTCTGTCCGAGTGACGTCGTGGACAACTACGCGGGGTTCGCCCAGAGGGAGGCCGTCCTGGCGCTGCCCGGGACCCCGGTTCCGAAAGTGATGGAGGTGACTTGTCCGCCGGTACCTGACGCGGGCGGGTGTGCGTGCGGGCGCGAGCGTTGTGCGGGCAACTACGGGTGGGACGGGATGCATCCCGGGTTGCGGATCGGGGAGGGGGATTGGATGCCTGACACGCAGGAGGAGGTGTATGCGATCTGCCGGAAGTTCGGATTGACCCACCTCCTCTACATGGGATTTCACACCCAGGTGTGCCTGCTGGGGAAGCCGATGGGGCTGCGGGCCATGAAGTCCGCGGGATTGCAGTGCGTGCTGGCCCGGGACATGACGGATGCGCATCCCGGTTACGATCCCTCGCGGGGTTTCACGCCGGATGGAAACACCGGGGAAGTGGTGTCGCATTTCGAGCGGTACCTGGCGCCCACCGTTCATTTCGGCGAGGAACTGAGGCGGATGGGGCGGTGGCGGGACGATGGCACGGTCCTGGATCCGGTTCGGATCGCGCCCTGGGGTACGACCATGCGTCCGCATCTCTTCGAGGAACCCATCGTCGTCAGCCTCGCGACTCCGCTGCAGCCGGGTGCCGAGATCCGGTTCACCCTGGATGGCACGGTTCCCCTGGTGACCTCGCCGCGGTATGGCGGACCGCTTCGGGTGACGGAGACCACGCGGTTGCGGGCGGCGGGCTTCGACGGGGGCAGGCTGGTGAGCGCGGAATCGGAGGGGGTGTTCGTGAAGCTGGCGCCGCAGCCGCCCATGCCGGACGTGCGGATCGGGGATCTCGAACCGATCCGCAACGTGGGGTTCGGACACACCTACGGGGGCGAGGTGCGGTATTCGGGGGACACGCGTCCGCCGCAGAAAGACCGGTCCAACCGCGGGGATCCGATCCGCATTCAACGGCGGGTGTACGAGCGCGGGCTGGGCGTCCATGCGCCCTGTGCGGTGAGTTACCGGATCGAGCCCGGGTACGAACGGTTCGTGGGGCTGGCCGGCGTGGACGAACACCTGCTGGACCGGAGTTACGGGTCGAATCTCGCGCGGTACCCGAGTGTGGTGTTCAAGGTGTTCCTCGACGGCCGTGAAGTGGCTTCGAGTCCGGTCATGCGCATTCAGTTCCCGGCCTGGCGGTTCAACGTGCCGTTGCCGCAGGGGGCCCAGGTGCTGACGCTGGTGGCCATGGACGCCGGGGATGGCAACCGGGAGGACCTGGCGAACTGGGCGGACGCGGGCTTTGTGCGGAAGCGGTGACGCGGAAGAGGAACGAAGCCCGGGCACTTCATGCAGCACTCCCGGTGTTTCCACAGTGGCGTCAGCGGCTCGAATCCGGGCGTGGCATCCCCACTGAACCTTCCCCGGAGCGGATGAGCATTTCCCGTGCACCCGGGGGTACGGGCCTGACGGTCAGGGTGCCGTCGGGCCAGCGCACTTGAATGTGGGATGGAGTTCCGGCGAGGCCCATGACCTGCACGGCGCCGTTCTGCGACCCGTAGCCACTGCCGGCAACCACGGCCCGGGCCGGTCCGAAGCGGGTTCCATACTGCACCCGGACGGTGGCCCCGATGCCGTCAGGGTTTCCCGCCCCGCCGTTGAGCCGGACCCGAAGGCCCGGAGTCGCGCTGCGGTTTCGGAAGAGGCCGGGCGGCCCGTTCCATTGGGCGATGACAAGATCGACCCTTCCATCCTGATCGAAATCGCTGGCGGCGGCGCCCCGCTGTTCGCCGTAGAGCCGGATGCCGCTGACGTGTCCGGGAATGGCACGAAAGCCGC encodes the following:
- a CDS encoding iron-containing alcohol dehydrogenase family protein, which translates into the protein MKKTSVEIPTLVRMKPGALDRLGIYCRRAAFRQVALLSSTGLPYPILNRVKTALGSEQIEVTHHLEVGSSDYDAAQETFRSLPVDLGAVVGLGGGKALDVAKYLSFLLRRPYLAVPTSLSNDGFCSPQSSLEIGGRRRSLAAAMPYGVVVDTAVCLEAPTVLWHAGVGDSVAKITAVADWKLAFHACGTPVDDFAALLSDATVFQLLASPTRSLEGIRLLATALMLNGVAMEIAGSSRPASGSEHLISHALDALNPRPRLHGLQVGVATYLVSQLQGQGTGRIAALFDATGFWDEIRRDPFVRADWIRAFQAAPGIKPGYYTVLSGRDCTGELASLLERDSRLAGLFV
- a CDS encoding NPCBM/NEW2 domain-containing protein, with translation MRIAGGRRIGGVFGWTNRAGVRIGVVGIAALLGSGAMPARMGAATMEWTLQTRDLETGEAVLSRERVDPRRVGVIAVDVWNYHWCKTATLRVDAIVPRLNRALEAARELGMTVMLCPSDVVDNYAGFAQREAVLALPGTPVPKVMEVTCPPVPDAGGCACGRERCAGNYGWDGMHPGLRIGEGDWMPDTQEEVYAICRKFGLTHLLYMGFHTQVCLLGKPMGLRAMKSAGLQCVLARDMTDAHPGYDPSRGFTPDGNTGEVVSHFERYLAPTVHFGEELRRMGRWRDDGTVLDPVRIAPWGTTMRPHLFEEPIVVSLATPLQPGAEIRFTLDGTVPLVTSPRYGGPLRVTETTRLRAAGFDGGRLVSAESEGVFVKLAPQPPMPDVRIGDLEPIRNVGFGHTYGGEVRYSGDTRPPQKDRSNRGDPIRIQRRVYERGLGVHAPCAVSYRIEPGYERFVGLAGVDEHLLDRSYGSNLARYPSVVFKVFLDGREVASSPVMRIQFPAWRFNVPLPQGAQVLTLVAMDAGDGNREDLANWADAGFVRKR